The Amycolatopsis umgeniensis DNA segment AGTTCCTGCTGCTGGCCGATCAGGTGCAGGCCGCGGCTGCCGACCTCCTGGCCGGGTGCCGCCCCGACCAGCGCGGTCCGCACGACCTCGCCGTTCGCCGGGGTGGTCGGCACGACCACGTCGAACCTTTCCAGCGTGACCCCCGCGGGAACCAGGGCCGGGTCGATGACGATCGTGCTGAACGTGTCCTCTTCAGACTCGGGGAACGTGCGCGCCGGGACGTTCCCGAGCTTCGGACCGGCCTTGTCGTACTCCGGCACCACGTTGTACGCCGCCGGGTCGAGCTTGTAGCTGCTGTAGATCGCGGGTTCCGGGCCACAGGTGCCGCCGATGTTCACCCGGAGCAGCTTCGTGGCGTCCTCGCAGGTCATCACGAAAGCCCGGTTCAACGTCTGGGAGCGGGTGCCCGGCTCGCCGGTCGACAGGTAGACCTGGCCGACCGCGACGGCCTTCTCGGCGACCCCGTTGCGGGCGAGGGAGGCGTTGGTCTCGGCGGCGACTCGCTGTGCCTGGGTCGCGTCGGATTCGGCGTAGAGGACGCTGTCCTTGAAGGTCCGTCCACCGCCCGCCATCGACTCGAACGTGGGCAGCAGCGTGAGCGCCATCGAGCCGGTGAAGACGGCGAGCACGACACCCGCGGTGGCGCGGTAGGCGCTCTTCGGGTCGTCACGGAGCCTGCGCCCGGCCAGCAGCGAGGCCGGTTTGCGCCAGATCCGGACGAACGTGCCGCCCACCGCCGAGGTGACCCACGGTCCGATGATCGCGGCCGATCCGACCAGCAGGAACAGCCCGAACATGACCATCGGCAGGCTGGCGTCGTCCTGGGTGACCGCGAAGAGGAAGAAGGCACCGGCCACGGGGACCGCGAGCAACCGCCACCAGTGCAGTGGTTTGCGAGCGTGCGCCGAAGCCGCGAACAGCGGCGTCTTCAGCACGCGGCGGATGCCGAGGACCCCGGCGAAGACGACCAGCAGCGGGATCGCCACGGCGACCGCGATGGTCGAGCCGAGCGAAAGGCTGAAGTCCGAGGCGAGCCAGGTTCCGCCTGCCCACGGAACGAACGTCGAGAGGCCTTGGAGCGCCGGTGCCACGAGGATGCCGAGCAGGGCGCCGACGACCGCGGACAACGCGGTCTCGGCGGCGACGATCTTCGTCACCTGGCCTGGCGTCGCCCCGGCCAGCCGCAACGCCGCCATCCGCAGCTCACGCCGGGCGGCGGTGAGCCGGGCCGAGGACGCGACGAGCACCAGGCTCGGCACGAGCAGGACGATCACGCCGACCCAAGCGAGCAGTTCGAGCATCGGGTCGGGCTTCGCCTGCTTGTTGGGGAAGCCGTCCGCGGCGAGCGCCGATTTCGGCATCGTCTCCGGGGTGTGGCCGACCACTGCGACCAGCTGTTCCGGATACATCAGTGAGTCGGGCCCGAGTGCGTCGACGAGTTTGCCGAACCGCTCCCCGAGCTGGGCCTGCGGCACCGACTGGATCAGCTTCCCGAGCTCAGGCGAAACGATCGCCTCGCCGGGGGCCGGCAGCTTCGGGATGCCCGGCGGCAGGCTGAGCATCGGCGCGGTGCCGGTCTGGGCGATGTCGACGCGGATGATCTCGCGGTCGCCCGAGTAGTCCTTGTTCGCCGCCATCAGCAGCGGCGCCGGACGCTGACTCTGCCCAGAGTCGCTGTTGTAGCTGTAGATGTCCTGCCAGATCGCCCGCTGTGAGCGGGCCTGCGTGGCACCCGGGAGTGAGGCCAGCAGGAGCACCAGACTGGTCGCGACGGCGACCCCGACCGCGGTGAGGATGGCCGACGTGCGGGTCCGGCGGTCGACCCGGAGCACCCGCATGGCCAGCTGGAAGCTGTTCATTAAGCAGCCAACCTCGTCGCGATCAGGCCGTCGCGGATGGAGAC contains these protein-coding regions:
- a CDS encoding FtsX-like permease family protein, which encodes MNSFQLAMRVLRVDRRTRTSAILTAVGVAVATSLVLLLASLPGATQARSQRAIWQDIYSYNSDSGQSQRPAPLLMAANKDYSGDREIIRVDIAQTGTAPMLSLPPGIPKLPAPGEAIVSPELGKLIQSVPQAQLGERFGKLVDALGPDSLMYPEQLVAVVGHTPETMPKSALAADGFPNKQAKPDPMLELLAWVGVIVLLVPSLVLVASSARLTAARRELRMAALRLAGATPGQVTKIVAAETALSAVVGALLGILVAPALQGLSTFVPWAGGTWLASDFSLSLGSTIAVAVAIPLLVVFAGVLGIRRVLKTPLFAASAHARKPLHWWRLLAVPVAGAFFLFAVTQDDASLPMVMFGLFLLVGSAAIIGPWVTSAVGGTFVRIWRKPASLLAGRRLRDDPKSAYRATAGVVLAVFTGSMALTLLPTFESMAGGGRTFKDSVLYAESDATQAQRVAAETNASLARNGVAEKAVAVGQVYLSTGEPGTRSQTLNRAFVMTCEDATKLLRVNIGGTCGPEPAIYSSYKLDPAAYNVVPEYDKAGPKLGNVPARTFPESEEDTFSTIVIDPALVPAGVTLERFDVVVPTTPANGEVVRTALVGAAPGQEVGSRGLHLIGQQQELGDLRRVTVIGLIAAGVLAGCSAAVATAGSVMDRRRTFGALIAAGTPVRVLARALRMEAALPAMVATIGAGAVGVGVGVGLYSMVEKDPIVLSPWLLAPVVLGIGVALLGASVSTPALKRVQSEPLAEE